Within the Melitaea cinxia chromosome 27, ilMelCinx1.1, whole genome shotgun sequence genome, the region AGTATCATGTATTTCCTCTCGGGActctttatttctaataatacatACACGTTAACTTGCGATATTTACAAATGAAGGAAGAATACGAGTCTCATACGTTTTCGTTCTACTACAAACGATATATTACGTAGTacgtatattttgtaaaaattaaattagacttgTACCTCCTATAGAGATCTCGCTTTCCTATTTCTAGCTTaagttataatatacatacatatatagcatTCGAAGGAAAATACCGTTTCGCTCGCTTAGATTAATGCCCTAACCCTATTCGTGCGTGTATATTATGTACACACTCACTCACTAAATGGTTTTcgtaaatgataataatctcTTCGGATCGACAACACAATTacctatactattatttttaattttttttttttttctttttgtttttttgttttataaatatcattcgATACGTTCGTCGTACCGGTGGTTGTTTTTAGGTATTATCATCGCTCGTGTCGAGTTGCAACGTCGTGTTTTACGAGGCCCGACTTCGAACACCTTAAATTAGTACGAAAATTATCGTATACGCGATGTGCgtttttagattattaataaGGTATCTTAGCTTTCGATCCGTCGATCGATCGGAATATATTAATCgtttttaatagaataaaataacttttaaacggGACTCGAGGTACACGCGTTGAACTATATCGAAATTAAACGTCGATATCATTCGCTACGAGCGAGCTATTAGGCGAGTTAGACTCTCATCCGACGGACAGGCTTACGAGGTATCGCTCGGTGCTATCGATCTTTAaacgtacataataaaatatgaaaatatcgtATTTAAAAAGATACCTGTTAGTGAAAAGTTTTCAGCGTTCGTACGAGAAATTGTCTAGCGACGTAGCGGCTCTCCTTACGGTATTGCCGATACTCTTCGaactactagcgacctctgtccgtccacaCGTCCGTTTCTGTAAAAAAGTTCTCAATAGAGTCGTGTTCTATCCGTGTGACAGTTTGTTCGTGcgtgttttaattgaaaaagaaaaataataataataacaacaaaaaatggcCGATACAGCAGTAGCGACCGAAGCCCCAGCACCCGCGACCCCGGCGAAGAAGCCTAAGGCTTCGGCCGCCGCGGGCGGCGCCGCCAAGAAGCCGAAGGCTAAGCCCACACACCCTAAGACATCCGAAATGGTAAACAGCGCGATAAAAGAGTTGAAAGAGCGCAGCGGTTCCTCTCTGCAAGCGATCAAAAAATATATCGCCGCTCAATACAAAGTCGATTCGGAAAAGCTGGCTCCGTTCATCAGGAAGTATCTGAAGAGCGCCGTGGAATCGGGAGCTCTCATACAGACGAAGGGCAAGGGCGCTTCCGGCTCGTTTAAGCTCGAATCGAAATCGTCCGCATCGAAGAAACCGGccggcggcagcggcggcggaGCATCGGGCGGCAAGGGCGCCTCGTCTTCGGCCGCGTCCGGTAAATCGAAGAAAGCCTCGTCCGCTTCGGCCGCAGGCAAGGGAGGCGCGAAGaaggccgccgccgccgctgccgccgccgccgctgcgGCCGCCGCGGCCTCCGCCGGTGCGGCGTCATCGCCGTCGAAGTCCAAACCGAAGGCAGCGACTAAGGACAAAAAAGCCGCCGCCGCTAAGAAGAAGCCGGCGCCGAAGAAGGCGGCCGTCGCCGCGACGCCTTCTAAGGCGAAGGCCGGCGCCGCGTCGAAGGCGAAGAAGAGTGCCAAACCGCCCACTAAGAAGCCAAAAGCTCCTAAACCGAAGAAGGCAGCCGCAGCGACGCCCAAGTCGAAAGCGGCAGCTAAGAAAGCGGCCGCCGCCAAGAAGTAAGCCGGTGACGTACGAAAGtgttaaaacaacaacaataacaacTTCACGCGTCTCACGACGCCCTCGCGGTGTCGCTCGGCGTGTCGTCGTTTCGTtgccatcatcaccatcatggTAATCGTCGTCATCGTGCCGTCGGCCGCAGCGTCCGTCCGTTGGCGCGATGTCGCTGCGACGACTACGACGATgttgaagaaaaagaaaaagaaaaagaagaagaagaataataagaCGACTAAGTCGGGTGTCGATACAAGCGAGTGCGGCGCGTTAATCGCACACTAAAAAGCCCTTTTCAGGGCTAACAAAAACTTCCCAAAGCAATCGTAAATTTTTACGTATCTACGCGACGTTTCAAACGATCATATGACGTCAATATACAAAAAGAGTCGCAATATATTAATAGGTGTACCATACaatcgtatttataaaataaataaacaaataatagaaaaaaaaaaatctcatactaTAAACACATACACAGACGCTACGAGTATACAAACAAAGCTTTTTCGCGTTACTACTACAtatctataagtaaaaaataaaataaaatgataatatcatACAATTTACGACAATAGAATATCCGCAAACGTTCATTATCATTGAAAGTAAACAACAACAGTAACAATAGAACAACTAATTAAAGCATTTATCACTTacaatattagttataattGCTGTCTATTATTTGTCACttgtatagaataataataaatcatgaaTAAACACGTCGTTGCATCATCACAGATTCGTTCGTCACTgccgtatattaaaaaaaaaagacattttattgggcggaaaaaaaaaaaaaaaaaaaaaaaaaaaaaaaaaacgacatcgaTTAATAATATCGACGACTAACGAATATAGACGAAAACATTCGAAATCGAGTAAattcgcattatcaaagattactccaaaagttgtaatcagatctcgatgaaattttaatgtgaccacgtgataaacatcggttttcgattaaattgatattaaataaaaaaaaaaaaaaaaaaaaacaaaaaaaaaaaaaacaccttctttttttgaagtcggttaaaaaaaattgaagtaataccctcattcttttacataattatatatttatttattatatattattattattactattaattttcttttatcacaACAATAATTTACACAATTCGCGTAACTAATATCCCCGTTTCATTAAACCGATACATACCGATAAATGCCGGCCGTGTTCCGTCTCTTTTTCCGACTCTATAGTATCCCTACCCGCCGACGAAACGGCGATTTCTATATATAGCCGACAgagtagttttaaaaaatttaattctctCGCTACAACCGCACCGGACTGGACGCTTTCGTCACTGTTCTGCATCGGTTTTTAGTgtgcttttatttgtattttatttcgattaaattatatcatCGGCATGTCGGGACGCGGTAAAGGCGGTAAAGTGAAGGGAAAGGCAAAGTCTCGTTCGAACCGCGCCGGTCTTCAGTTTCCGGTCGGTCGTATACACAGACTGCTGAGGAAGGGAAATTACGCCGAACGCGTCGGTGCCGGCGCTCCCGTCTACCTAGCCGCCGTCATGGAATATCTCGCCGCCGAAGTTCTCGAGTTGGCCGGAAACGCTGCCCGCGACAACAAGAAGACCAGAATCATACCGAGACATCTTCAGCTGGCGATCCGTAACGACGAGGAATTGAACAAGCTCCTGTCGGGCGTCACCATCGCACAAGGCGGTGTCCTCCCGAACATCCAAGCGGTCCTCTTACCGAAGAAGACCGAGAAGAaggcttaattatttattaaactgtgTCTGTATCGTCGTGCTAATAGTTCGTTACGTCGTGTCACTCTTTCGTTGCGAAACTATTAACTACGAGATAATTGACATCTATGAAAATCAAACggcccttttcagggccacAAATCTCTTctaaatacgataaaaaattattaattttttgtctacgtTTCTTACGTAACGACGacgtcattatttatttcattatttctttaGCAGCACGTAAAACCTTCTCGTGCAAACATAGAATAATACACACAGCACACACGCCTTAATTTTCTTacgaattaaatgttatatcacTCGAACAATAGCGTATAAATATGCTATAAATCTTATTAAACCCAATAtaaattaggggtatgaaaaataaacgttggccgattctcagacaataaatataagatatgcaaacaaaatttcataaaaatccagccgtttcggaggagtaatattattgtaattactaatactgtgaaacgagaatttttttttttttttttttaatttaaaagatgatattaggaataataaaaaaaaaaaaaaaaaaaaaaaaaagcttgcatagttatgaaatttgtaacagcgtcataaaatacatacatatcaacACATAATAATGATTAAGATGTACTctaatcttaattattattatttattattttttttcatacgtcgatgtgcggggggggggggggggggggcttttGCTTGTTTATCGGTCGCTATCCCCACCGTGCGGCGACGATCTCACTTCTCATTGGTCCGAATAGTCCCGTAACTATTGGACGGACGTAACTGGGCAGCGACATGAAGTCGATAAAACACCGGAACGCCggaaatttttatatcatcagATCATATCGGATCGGCAAGCAACCAACGAGTCAACATCTCACCGCACGGACCTTAGAAGAAAACGAAGCTCGGCACCGCTCGAGTTTCGCCGTTCGCTTTCGCGAACGAAGGGATAGTCGCCGTACGTTGACACCGGCGGTCGCCCGCTGAGCTCGCTCAGTGAGGCGCCGTCTTCGGTCGCGGATGGTTGCATCCATCATGGACGGAAGTCCAACAACCCGAaaaggcccttctcagggccacaCGCATCACGCCGGCAGGGACCCAGCCGGTCCGCCGACGCATCCTTCGGCATACAACAACTCTGTCATCACGAGAGTACCCGGACCAATCAGCGCCACTCCGGGAGCCTGCACACGAGGGCAGGCCGAACAACGCGCAAATGTGTCTGGCGCAACAAGCACCGCGCGCAACACCGCCATACCGCGTGCCATCGCCACTTCGGTAGCGCTGCGCAGCACGCCGACGCCCAACAGGTCGGGAGCAAGTAACCTTGCCGGATCCAAAGGGCGCTCCGCTTCATTGGAAGTCCTGCAGAGAGCCGGATCGGCGACAGACCTTCGGAAACTGTCCCCTGAAGCCAGGCTCCAGACAAATATGAAGATCGCAGACCGCCTTGAGAGAAGCGGTCTCATGTCTGAAGACTGCATCAGGGTGCTCAAACAACACCTGAGCAACCAGCGAGAGGCCATTCAGCATGACACCAGCCCCCAGGAGGCGACGCAAGCTCCCACCAACCCAAGGAGGAGGCAACTCTCAGCGGCAAGCGACGATAGCTCTGTAGCAGAAGAAGCGAAGCGTCACTGCCCCGACGCAGCCCCCTCAGATTCACCGCAGCAACAGATGCAGGTCGACACGCCGCCGCGATCATTCGCTGACGCCCTTCGAGCTTCTCCATCCCGAGCACCCACACCTCAAGCCCAGGCAAATGCGCCGAGCGCGCCGGATGCCCGAAGCTCCGGTTCGGGGAACAGCCAACCGGCGAGGAAGAGCACAAACTTCCCGCCCCTGGTGGTGGAGTTCTTCCCTAATTGGACCCAGCACATCAGGCGCCTCCGCGATAAGCTAGGACACACGCCGAACGCTCGCCCTTACGGAAAGGGGGTACGATTTACCCCGAAAACCGAGGCTGAGTATAGAGCGACTCAGCGCTTCCTCAGCGAGCTGGAGTCATCGGAGAAAATCTCCTGGTTCTCCTACTCG harbors:
- the LOC123667127 gene encoding histone H1B-like, with protein sequence MADTAVATEAPAPATPAKKPKASAAAGGAAKKPKAKPTHPKTSEMVNSAIKELKERSGSSLQAIKKYIAAQYKVDSEKLAPFIRKYLKSAVESGALIQTKGKGASGSFKLESKSSASKKPAGGSGGGASGGKGASSSAASGKSKKASSASAAGKGGAKKAAAAAAAAAAAAAAASAGAASSPSKSKPKAATKDKKAAAAKKKPAPKKAAVAATPSKAKAGAASKAKKSAKPPTKKPKAPKPKKAAAATPKSKAAAKKAAAAKK
- the LOC123667135 gene encoding histone H2A, encoding MSGRGKGGKVKGKAKSRSNRAGLQFPVGRIHRLLRKGNYAERVGAGAPVYLAAVMEYLAAEVLELAGNAARDNKKTRIIPRHLQLAIRNDEELNKLLSGVTIAQGGVLPNIQAVLLPKKTEKKA